The Allocatelliglobosispora scoriae genome contains a region encoding:
- a CDS encoding NUDIX hydrolase: MSEYPVFSVTVDLVMLTVRSDRLHVLLVRRGVAPYLDGWALPGGFVRPDEDLDGAAARELREETGLTAPLGHLEQLASYGAPDRDPRGRVVTVAYLALLPDQPVPVAGGDAASAAWLALPAPELAFDHGRILADGVERARAKLEYTPLATAFCPAEFTVTELREVYQTVWDAHLDPRNFHRKVTTTPGFVEPVGRSVTADRGRPAQLFRRGSAQLLHPPMLRPA, encoded by the coding sequence ATGTCCGAATACCCCGTGTTCTCCGTCACCGTTGACCTTGTGATGCTCACCGTGCGGTCCGATCGGCTGCACGTCCTGCTGGTCCGGCGCGGCGTGGCACCGTACCTGGACGGATGGGCGCTACCCGGCGGCTTCGTGCGGCCGGACGAGGACCTCGACGGTGCCGCAGCCCGCGAGCTGCGCGAGGAGACCGGACTGACCGCGCCGCTGGGGCACCTGGAGCAGCTGGCCAGCTACGGCGCGCCCGACCGCGACCCGCGCGGCCGGGTGGTGACCGTTGCCTACCTCGCCCTGCTGCCCGACCAGCCGGTCCCGGTGGCCGGCGGCGACGCGGCCTCCGCGGCCTGGCTCGCGCTGCCGGCCCCGGAGCTTGCCTTCGACCACGGGCGGATCCTCGCCGACGGTGTGGAGCGTGCCCGCGCCAAGCTGGAGTACACGCCGCTGGCCACGGCGTTCTGCCCGGCCGAGTTCACCGTCACCGAGCTGCGCGAGGTCTATCAGACCGTCTGGGACGCGCACCTGGACCCGCGCAACTTCCACCGCAAGGTGACCACCACGCCCGGCTTCGTCGAACCGGTCGGCCGGTCGGTCACCGCGGACCGGGGACGGCCCGCTCAGCTCTTCCGGCGCGGGTCCGCCCAGCTGCTGCACCCGCCGATGCTGCGGCCCGCATGA
- a CDS encoding NAD(+)/NADH kinase, whose amino-acid sequence MSATLAPRAVVVSRRSELDELLGRHGTRAAAAYFLHQRGRDIAEVDQRHAALHQALNAVGAALPSGWRRGHVDRDDLSRFLFAREDIVITVGQDGLVANAAKYLDGQPVIGVDPEPSRNPGVLARFPAAAMAKLLPSVASGTAGTQLRAMAVATLDDGQRLAGLNEIYIGHETHQSARYVVSTPDGRRERHSSSGVLVGTGTGASGWCASVALGRGLAANLPAPQAGELCWFVREAWPSPATGAELTAGRLGAGEQLTLTSESERLVVFADGVEADHLVLAWGQRVTVGIGPRQLRLVTD is encoded by the coding sequence ATGAGCGCGACACTGGCTCCGAGGGCCGTCGTGGTGTCCCGGCGCAGCGAGCTCGACGAGCTGCTCGGGCGCCACGGCACCCGCGCCGCGGCGGCCTACTTCCTGCACCAGCGGGGCCGCGACATCGCCGAGGTCGATCAGCGGCACGCCGCACTGCACCAGGCCCTCAACGCGGTCGGCGCCGCCCTGCCGTCAGGCTGGCGGCGCGGCCACGTCGACCGCGACGACCTGTCCCGGTTCCTCTTCGCGCGGGAGGACATCGTCATCACCGTCGGGCAGGACGGCCTCGTCGCCAACGCGGCCAAATACCTCGACGGGCAGCCCGTCATCGGGGTCGACCCCGAGCCGTCGCGCAACCCCGGCGTGCTGGCCCGCTTCCCGGCGGCGGCGATGGCGAAACTGCTGCCCTCCGTCGCCTCCGGGACCGCTGGCACGCAACTGCGGGCGATGGCGGTCGCCACTCTCGACGACGGCCAGCGGCTCGCCGGACTCAACGAGATCTACATCGGACATGAGACCCACCAGTCGGCCCGCTACGTCGTGTCCACCCCGGACGGGCGGCGGGAGCGGCACTCCTCGTCCGGCGTACTCGTCGGGACGGGGACCGGGGCGAGCGGCTGGTGCGCGTCGGTGGCCCTGGGCCGCGGCCTGGCCGCGAACCTCCCCGCACCACAGGCCGGCGAGCTGTGCTGGTTCGTCCGGGAGGCCTGGCCCTCCCCCGCGACCGGCGCGGAGCTGACCGCGGGGCGCCTCGGTGCGGGCGAGCAGCTCACCCTGACCAGCGAAAGCGAGCGGCTGGTGGTCTTCGCCGACGGTGTCGAGGCCGACCACCTGGTGCTCGCGTGGGGGCAGCGGGTCACCGTCGGCATCGGACCCAGGCAGTTGCGGCTGGTCACGGACTGA
- a CDS encoding SPFH domain-containing protein — translation MADVSRRLFLRHLRSNPTSWVRHSVKGTAQREGVGLAFWYRPLTAVLSEVPVDDRELPLLFHARTSDFTDVTVQATVTYRVAEPALAVARLDFSIDPYQGAARGRPLDQIATLLAELAQQPALDLLARLPLAEALTEVAAVREAVSSALSGEPRLTDLGVQVVSARVVAIRPEPELERALQTPTREAVQAEADRATFARRAQAVEQERGIAENELQNKIELARREQQLVEQNGANARRAAELDANAQLAATQGKAERGRLLTAAEAEKDQLLAEAKAAGVRALGVAQGEAEAAKLAAYREIPPAVLHALALRELAGQLPQIGQLTVTPDVVTGLLARFGAENPGR, via the coding sequence ATGGCCGACGTTTCGAGACGGCTCTTCCTGCGCCACCTGCGCAGCAACCCGACCAGCTGGGTGCGCCACAGCGTCAAGGGCACAGCCCAGCGGGAGGGCGTCGGCCTCGCCTTCTGGTACCGGCCGCTCACCGCAGTACTGAGCGAGGTGCCCGTCGACGACCGCGAGCTGCCGCTGCTCTTCCACGCCCGCACCAGCGACTTCACCGACGTCACCGTGCAGGCCACCGTGACCTACCGGGTCGCCGAGCCGGCGCTGGCCGTCGCCCGGCTCGACTTCTCCATCGACCCCTACCAGGGTGCCGCCCGGGGACGGCCGCTCGACCAGATCGCCACCCTGCTGGCCGAGCTCGCCCAGCAGCCCGCACTGGACCTGCTGGCCCGGCTGCCGCTGGCTGAGGCGCTGACCGAGGTCGCAGCCGTCCGCGAGGCGGTGTCATCGGCGCTGAGCGGCGAGCCACGCCTGACCGACCTCGGCGTACAGGTCGTCAGCGCCAGGGTCGTCGCGATCCGGCCCGAACCCGAGCTGGAGCGGGCCCTGCAGACCCCCACCCGTGAAGCCGTGCAGGCCGAGGCGGACCGGGCCACCTTCGCCCGGCGCGCCCAGGCCGTCGAGCAGGAGCGCGGCATCGCCGAGAACGAGCTGCAGAACAAGATCGAGCTTGCCCGGCGCGAGCAGCAGCTCGTCGAGCAGAACGGTGCCAACGCGCGCCGCGCTGCAGAACTCGATGCCAACGCCCAGCTCGCCGCCACCCAGGGCAAGGCCGAACGCGGCCGGCTTCTCACCGCCGCCGAGGCGGAGAAGGACCAGCTCCTGGCCGAGGCGAAGGCCGCCGGGGTCCGGGCGCTCGGCGTCGCGCAGGGCGAGGCCGAGGCCGCGAAGCTCGCTGCCTACCGGGAAATTCCGCCGGCCGTGCTGCACGCCCTGGCGCTGCGCGAACTGGCCGGTCAACTGCCCCAGATCGGCCAGCTGACGGTCACGCCGGACGTGGTCACCGGACTACTGGCCCGGTTCGGGGCGGAGAACCCCGGACGATGA
- a CDS encoding IS110 family transposase, which yields MNPDPRLRRVVIGVDTHKYVHVAVALDDIGGRLDDRSFPADRAGYEQLIDWAADLGARRLIFAIEGTGSYGVGLTSAVRRRGIGVVEVLRTDRRDRRLRGKSDTLDAENAARAALSGNATSVPKTNDGTVEMIRQIKVAKDVAVKARTSAMITLKAVIVTAAPELREQLQPLSKMALINRCAALRPGSITTVAAATKHTLRSIARRWQQLNDEIKTHEKLLTELTTQLVPQLVAAFGVGADTAAELLIVAGDNIDRVRSEAAWARLCGVAPIPASSGLTTRHRLNRGGHRQANAALYRSVIVRMQHHQPTRAYVTRRTSEGKTKAEIIRCLKRLLAREIWALLRPLRSTNTTTTAIT from the coding sequence ATGAACCCCGACCCGCGACTGCGTCGAGTCGTCATCGGCGTCGACACCCACAAGTACGTCCACGTCGCGGTCGCCCTCGACGACATCGGCGGCCGCCTGGACGACCGCTCCTTCCCCGCCGACCGGGCAGGATACGAACAGCTCATCGACTGGGCGGCCGACCTCGGCGCCCGCAGACTGATCTTCGCGATCGAAGGGACCGGCTCCTACGGCGTCGGGCTGACCTCGGCCGTGCGCAGGCGCGGCATCGGCGTGGTCGAGGTCCTGCGGACAGACCGCCGCGACCGGCGCCTACGCGGCAAGAGCGACACCCTCGACGCCGAGAACGCCGCCCGCGCAGCCCTGTCTGGCAACGCCACCTCGGTCCCCAAGACCAACGACGGCACCGTCGAGATGATCCGCCAGATCAAGGTCGCCAAAGACGTCGCTGTCAAGGCCCGGACCTCAGCCATGATCACTCTCAAAGCGGTGATCGTCACCGCCGCACCCGAACTCCGCGAACAGCTGCAGCCCTTGTCGAAGATGGCCCTGATCAACCGATGCGCAGCCCTGCGCCCCGGCAGCATCACCACCGTAGCAGCGGCGACCAAGCACACGCTGCGGTCGATCGCACGCCGCTGGCAGCAGCTCAACGACGAGATCAAAACCCACGAGAAACTCCTGACCGAGCTCACCACCCAGCTCGTTCCGCAACTCGTCGCCGCGTTCGGCGTCGGCGCGGACACCGCCGCAGAGCTACTCATCGTCGCCGGCGACAACATCGACCGCGTTCGCTCCGAAGCAGCATGGGCCCGACTCTGCGGCGTCGCACCGATCCCGGCCTCGTCCGGCCTGACCACCCGCCACCGACTCAACCGCGGCGGCCACCGCCAGGCCAACGCCGCGCTCTACCGCTCCGTCATCGTCCGCATGCAACACCACCAGCCCACCCGCGCCTACGTCACCCGCCGAACCAGCGAAGGCAAGACCAAAGCAGAGATCATCCGCTGCCTAAAACGCCTACTCGCTCGCGAAATCTGGGCACTCCTGCGCCCCCTACGCAGCACGAACACCACCACCACAGCCATAACTTGA